In Verrucomicrobiota bacterium, a single genomic region encodes these proteins:
- a CDS encoding phosphoadenylyl-sulfate reductase, with product MNAIAPETPALDLAALNEEFAQLTLKERFALIGERFGERAIASTSAGAQASVMLHLVTKHLPQLPIVFIDTGYHFRETYHYLETLKERFGADFRVYTSKITPARQEALWGQRWEGDAKDLEQYGLLNKVEPMNRALRELGATTWLSGVRRAHSSGRAQRNFFEQQKGTLKIFPILDWSEDDMANYMTLYSLPAHPLVEKGYVSIGDWHSTKPLEEGMHAEDTRFNGIKRECGLHEASDVSNFQI from the coding sequence ATGAACGCCATCGCACCGGAGACCCCCGCGCTCGACCTGGCCGCGCTCAACGAAGAATTCGCCCAGCTCACCCTCAAAGAGCGCTTCGCCCTCATCGGAGAGCGCTTCGGCGAACGCGCCATCGCCAGCACCAGCGCCGGGGCCCAAGCCAGCGTCATGCTCCATCTGGTCACCAAGCACCTGCCCCAGCTCCCCATCGTCTTCATCGACACCGGCTACCACTTCCGGGAAACCTACCACTACCTCGAAACGCTCAAAGAACGCTTCGGGGCTGACTTCCGCGTCTACACCTCCAAAATCACCCCCGCCCGCCAAGAAGCCCTCTGGGGACAACGCTGGGAGGGGGATGCCAAAGACCTGGAGCAATACGGCCTCCTCAACAAAGTCGAGCCCATGAACCGGGCCCTCCGGGAGCTGGGGGCCACCACCTGGCTGAGCGGCGTCCGCAGGGCCCACAGCAGTGGCCGGGCCCAGCGCAACTTCTTTGAACAGCAGAAAGGCACCTTGAAAATCTTCCCCATCCTCGACTGGAGCGAAGACGACATGGCCAACTACATGACCCTCTACAGCCTCCCCGCCCACCCCCTCGTCGAAAAAGGCTACGTCTCCATCGGAGACTGGCACAGCACCAAACCGCTCGAAGAAGGCATGCACGCCGAAGACACTCGCTTCAATGGCATCAAGCGCGAATGCGGCCTCCACGAAGCGAGCGACGTCTCGAACTTCCAAATCTGA
- the tadA gene encoding tRNA adenosine(34) deaminase TadA, protein MTNALLELLPDRDEHFMREALRQAAKAYRATEVPVGAVVVDAAGHIIGRAWNQVELLKDATAHAEMLALTQAQAHVGDWRLSGCTLYVTKEPCPMCAGAIVHCRPDRVVFGCPDEKAGGAGGLYNILQSDSLNHRCEITSGVLAQESLALLRQFFSEARAKAKAAKAARDAPP, encoded by the coding sequence ATGACGAATGCCCTGCTCGAACTGCTGCCTGACCGCGATGAGCACTTCATGCGGGAAGCGCTCCGGCAAGCCGCCAAAGCCTACCGGGCCACCGAGGTGCCGGTCGGGGCCGTCGTGGTGGATGCGGCAGGCCACATCATCGGACGCGCTTGGAACCAAGTGGAACTGCTCAAGGACGCCACCGCCCACGCCGAAATGCTGGCCCTGACCCAAGCGCAGGCCCACGTGGGAGATTGGCGTCTCTCCGGCTGCACCCTCTACGTCACCAAGGAGCCCTGCCCCATGTGCGCCGGAGCCATCGTCCACTGCCGGCCGGACCGGGTCGTCTTCGGCTGCCCGGATGAGAAAGCCGGAGGGGCCGGAGGCCTCTACAACATCCTCCAAAGCGATTCGCTGAACCACCGCTGCGAAATCACTTCAGGAGTTCTCGCCCAAGAATCCTTGGCGCTTTTACGGCAATTCTTCAGCGAAGCCCGGGCCAAGGCCAAAGCCGCCAAGGCAGCACGGGATGCCCCACCCTAA
- the rpe gene encoding ribulose-phosphate 3-epimerase — MELNPRIVAPSLLAADFSQLGAEAQRAFSSGADWLHLDVMDGHFVNNISFGPAVVETCRQATGPEAFLDVHLMIEEPARYWEAFRDAGADVITVHAEAKVDLVAISHEIRDAGLHFGLALNPATSLEAALPFLDQIDLLLLMTVVPGFGGQAFLPEVLPKIEAAVEARAAQSLSFQIEVDGGIGVGTAGLCARAGANVMVAGSSTFQAPDMAEAVAALRAAN; from the coding sequence ATGGAGCTCAACCCACGAATCGTGGCCCCTTCTTTGTTGGCGGCCGATTTCTCGCAACTCGGGGCCGAGGCCCAGCGCGCCTTTTCCTCGGGCGCGGATTGGCTGCACCTGGATGTGATGGATGGGCATTTCGTGAACAATATCTCCTTCGGCCCGGCCGTGGTCGAGACTTGTCGGCAAGCGACGGGTCCGGAGGCCTTTCTGGATGTCCACCTTATGATCGAGGAGCCAGCTCGCTACTGGGAGGCCTTTCGCGACGCCGGCGCCGATGTCATCACGGTGCACGCGGAGGCCAAGGTGGATTTGGTGGCGATTTCCCACGAGATCCGGGACGCGGGGCTTCATTTCGGGCTGGCCCTCAACCCGGCCACTTCCCTTGAGGCGGCGCTTCCTTTTCTCGACCAGATCGATCTCCTCCTCTTGATGACGGTGGTGCCCGGTTTCGGGGGGCAGGCGTTTCTGCCGGAAGTCTTGCCGAAAATCGAAGCGGCGGTCGAGGCGAGGGCGGCCCAAAGCCTTTCCTTCCAAATCGAGGTGGACGGGGGAATCGGCGTGGGGACGGCGGGGCTCTGCGCCCGAGCGGGAGCCAATGTGATGGTAGCGGGTTCCTCCACCTTCCAAGCCCCTGACATGGCGGAGGCGGTCGCGGCACTGCGCGCGGCTAACTGA
- a CDS encoding bifunctional nuclease family protein, whose product MSSPAAMDILPAHVKTVLPTSGGAAVFLETEEKVFVIYMDHAMGAAITMQMRDVPKERPLTHDLIGSLLEGFGARASRVIVNEFREDIFFARLILEAENELLGHQIIELDARPSDAITIATQQSAPLFVTRQVLDAVEDMTHILEEMKNRGFQVDEDAGPPDAP is encoded by the coding sequence TTGAGCTCACCCGCCGCCATGGATATCCTGCCCGCCCACGTCAAGACCGTGCTCCCCACCAGCGGAGGGGCGGCCGTCTTTCTGGAAACAGAAGAAAAGGTCTTCGTCATTTACATGGACCACGCTATGGGCGCGGCCATCACGATGCAGATGCGAGACGTGCCCAAGGAGCGCCCCCTGACCCACGACCTCATCGGCTCCCTTCTGGAGGGCTTTGGGGCCCGAGCCAGCCGTGTCATTGTGAATGAATTTCGCGAGGACATCTTCTTCGCCCGCCTCATCCTGGAAGCGGAGAACGAACTCCTCGGTCATCAGATCATTGAATTGGATGCACGTCCTAGCGATGCCATCACCATCGCCACCCAGCAGAGCGCCCCCCTCTTCGTGACCCGCCAAGTCCTCGATGCCGTCGAGGACATGACCCACATCTTGGAAGAAATGAAGAACCGCGGCTTCCAAGTCGACGAAGACGCAGGCCCGCCCGACGCCCCCTGA
- a CDS encoding anthranilate synthase component I family protein yields MPARSLPSAEEASSWQPVEVARQLAHLDGFCFLDTSGHEREGRDRFSLLAAHPERVVEGHLQEDLASFRALWEATQSEPGGDLGLPGPSWIGSVEYDGHFAFGYYPRPLCFDHQSARWLGDLSLLSERKPTAPPSDSQEPAGRNPFPPGPAPRPGLTRQEFEAAVRRAQAYIAAGDIYQVNLSQQFSLPAPSSLDSFALYERLRQASPAPHAAFLRQAGRDVLSASPETFLRMSGRQLLTRPIKGTRPRYRDPQTDERSAYELLTSAKELAELVMITDLERNDLGQVAEIGSVTVSELLKLERFAQVFHLVSTVEATLREPLDHLDVLQACSPGGSITGAPKKRAREIIAELEPIPRGLYTGAIGYLGAKGESQFSIAIRTMVREGGQLHFHAGAGIVADSVPEREYEETLQKASGLFQALARPWPEARACST; encoded by the coding sequence ATGCCTGCCCGCAGCCTTCCCAGCGCCGAGGAGGCCAGCTCCTGGCAGCCGGTGGAAGTGGCCCGCCAGCTGGCTCATCTCGATGGATTCTGCTTTCTCGACACCTCGGGACACGAGCGAGAGGGCCGGGATCGCTTCTCGCTCCTGGCAGCCCACCCCGAGAGGGTGGTCGAAGGCCATCTGCAGGAGGACCTCGCCTCCTTCCGGGCCCTCTGGGAGGCCACCCAAAGCGAACCGGGCGGCGACCTCGGCCTGCCCGGGCCCTCTTGGATTGGCAGCGTGGAGTACGACGGCCATTTTGCCTTTGGCTACTACCCCCGGCCCCTCTGTTTCGACCACCAAAGCGCCCGTTGGTTGGGCGATCTCTCGCTCCTGAGCGAGCGAAAGCCCACTGCCCCACCTTCCGACTCGCAGGAGCCGGCCGGCAGGAACCCCTTCCCTCCCGGTCCCGCCCCTCGGCCCGGCCTGACCCGTCAGGAGTTCGAAGCGGCCGTGCGCCGAGCCCAAGCCTACATCGCCGCGGGCGATATCTACCAAGTCAATCTCTCCCAGCAGTTCTCCCTCCCCGCGCCCAGCTCGCTGGATAGCTTCGCCCTCTACGAGCGCCTTCGGCAGGCCTCGCCCGCTCCCCATGCGGCCTTTCTTCGCCAAGCCGGGCGAGATGTCCTCAGTGCCTCGCCCGAGACCTTCCTCCGCATGAGCGGCCGCCAGCTCCTGACCCGACCCATCAAGGGGACCCGGCCCCGCTACCGCGACCCCCAAACCGATGAACGCTCCGCCTACGAACTGCTGACCTCTGCCAAGGAACTGGCCGAGCTCGTCATGATCACCGACCTCGAACGCAATGACCTGGGCCAAGTGGCCGAGATCGGTAGCGTGACCGTGAGCGAACTCCTCAAGCTCGAACGCTTCGCCCAAGTCTTCCACCTCGTCTCCACGGTCGAAGCCACCTTGCGGGAACCGCTCGATCATTTGGATGTCCTCCAAGCGTGCTCCCCCGGCGGCTCCATCACGGGCGCACCCAAAAAACGAGCCCGTGAAATCATTGCCGAACTGGAGCCCATCCCTCGCGGCCTCTACACCGGAGCCATCGGTTACCTCGGGGCCAAGGGAGAGAGCCAATTCAGCATCGCCATCCGCACCATGGTGCGGGAGGGAGGCCAGCTTCACTTCCATGCTGGGGCTGGCATCGTGGCCGACTCCGTGCCCGAGCGCGAGTATGAGGAAACCCTGCAAAAAGCCAGCGGCCTCTTCCAGGCCTTGGCCCGCCCTTGGCCGGAAGCGCGGGCTTGCTCGACATGA
- a CDS encoding ankyrin repeat domain-containing protein encodes MRRFLFPLWTLFLGLLTSCQEEVSLSEEAVLDLEGRGIVPNYEAMQAAARYGQDELLDLLLVAGAPQWREEGWGETPLSLALRFREASVVRRLLREPEAPVEVATPDGWFPVGLALRHQDRRQVEELIAAGADPLVASVEGPSLLEGALLAADWDFAEWLLELGADPNRPDGLGRLAYDLAYQSEAEEAFLLGLIERGARPALTSGGWERALNEALRAGRMSLAWEALQQGADPDGKGLEPPLWVALEAGQVDFVKRLLRAGADPFFAGRVSLPPVAVLLDLNRPELLPTFLQAGVPMDAPDEAGLRPLQYAAQVGDWALVDYLLEAGAEVNPTWEGELAPIRLAAESENEALVERLVDRGADPAFLSANSAEHALLEAVWARKHFRVHALLSVGASPNAEDAYGVPVLFTAVALREKSIVRKLLEAGANVESYLPSRVAKEWRDLIGDRHLNFYLRNGDSRITPLMVAASTGDDRLVQLLLDYGASKNRYTRNYKRYPIHFASEQGHIRCMQVLLGKDPDQERDVIHIEIDLSEQRAVLFKDGVPQLTSRVSTGKRGHGTPTGEFVITNRHRHWTSTIYGSSMPYFMRLSCSAFGMHYGYVPNYPASHGCIRMPMKNVREFWGVADRGTRVIIRK; translated from the coding sequence ATGCGCCGCTTCCTTTTCCCTCTTTGGACCCTTTTTCTCGGGCTGCTTACGAGCTGTCAGGAGGAAGTCTCCCTGTCTGAGGAGGCGGTCTTGGATTTGGAGGGCCGCGGGATCGTCCCCAACTATGAGGCGATGCAGGCGGCCGCGCGCTATGGGCAGGATGAGCTGCTGGATTTGCTGCTGGTGGCGGGAGCGCCTCAGTGGCGAGAGGAGGGCTGGGGGGAGACGCCGCTCTCGCTGGCGCTGCGTTTTCGGGAGGCTTCGGTGGTTCGGCGCTTGCTGAGGGAGCCGGAGGCTCCGGTGGAGGTGGCGACGCCCGACGGCTGGTTCCCGGTGGGGCTGGCTTTGCGCCATCAAGATCGGCGGCAAGTGGAGGAGCTGATTGCGGCGGGGGCGGATCCTTTGGTGGCCAGTGTGGAGGGCCCGTCGCTTTTGGAAGGAGCGCTTTTGGCGGCAGATTGGGATTTTGCGGAGTGGCTGCTGGAGCTGGGGGCGGATCCCAATCGGCCAGATGGGTTGGGTCGGTTGGCGTACGACTTGGCCTACCAGTCGGAGGCCGAGGAGGCCTTTCTTTTGGGTTTGATCGAGAGAGGGGCTAGGCCGGCCCTGACTTCAGGAGGCTGGGAACGGGCGCTCAATGAGGCGCTCCGCGCGGGCCGGATGTCGCTGGCCTGGGAGGCGCTCCAACAAGGGGCCGACCCCGATGGCAAGGGCTTGGAGCCGCCGCTCTGGGTGGCCTTGGAGGCGGGGCAGGTGGATTTTGTGAAGCGGCTTTTGCGGGCGGGGGCCGACCCCTTCTTTGCCGGGCGGGTTTCCTTGCCGCCGGTGGCGGTCTTGCTGGATTTGAATCGACCGGAGCTGCTTCCCACCTTCTTGCAGGCGGGGGTCCCGATGGATGCTCCAGACGAGGCGGGTCTCCGGCCCTTGCAGTATGCGGCCCAGGTGGGCGATTGGGCCTTGGTGGATTATTTGCTGGAGGCGGGGGCAGAGGTCAATCCGACTTGGGAGGGAGAGCTGGCCCCCATCCGATTGGCGGCCGAGTCGGAGAATGAGGCCCTCGTGGAACGACTCGTCGACCGGGGGGCGGATCCGGCCTTTCTCTCGGCCAACAGCGCCGAGCATGCTCTTTTGGAAGCGGTCTGGGCGCGCAAGCATTTCCGCGTCCATGCCCTGCTTTCGGTGGGAGCCAGTCCCAACGCGGAAGATGCCTATGGCGTCCCGGTGCTGTTCACGGCGGTGGCGCTGCGGGAGAAGAGCATTGTCCGTAAGCTTCTGGAGGCGGGGGCCAATGTGGAGTCCTACCTGCCTTCACGCGTGGCCAAGGAGTGGCGGGATTTGATCGGCGATCGCCATCTCAATTTCTATCTCCGCAATGGCGATTCCCGCATCACGCCTCTCATGGTGGCGGCTTCCACGGGGGACGATCGTTTGGTCCAGTTGCTCCTCGACTACGGGGCCAGCAAAAATCGCTACACCCGCAATTACAAGCGCTACCCCATCCACTTCGCTTCCGAGCAGGGGCACATCCGCTGCATGCAGGTGCTCCTGGGCAAGGATCCCGACCAGGAGAGAGATGTCATTCACATCGAAATCGATCTTTCCGAGCAGCGGGCCGTGCTTTTCAAAGATGGCGTGCCCCAGCTGACCAGTCGGGTTTCCACGGGCAAGCGTGGCCACGGCACGCCCACGGGGGAGTTTGTCATCACCAATCGCCACCGGCACTGGACTTCGACGATTTACGGCTCGTCCATGCCCTATTTCATGCGACTAAGCTGCAGCGCCTTTGGGATGCATTATGGCTATGTCCCGAATTACCCGGCTTCCCACGGTTGCATTCGCATGCCGATGAAAAACGTCCGGGAGTTCTGGGGCGTGGCGGATCGCGGCACCCGGGTGATCATTCGCAAATAG
- a CDS encoding NADPH-dependent assimilatory sulfite reductase hemoprotein subunit, producing the protein MAGNESIKTASNYLRGTLIESLANGITGSVTKDDTQLTKFHGIYQQDDRDIRAERRKKKLEPAYSFMIRVRVPGGVSTPQQWLEMDRIAHEHANGTIKLTTRQAFQFHGVIKSNLKRTIREINDSLLDTIAACGDVNRNVMCNPNPFQSRVHAGAQKLAQQISDHLTPRTSAYHEIWLTDDEGEKHKVTKEPDVEPIYGPTYLPRKFKVVVAVPPSNDVDIFANCLGYIAIVEDDEIIGWNVTVGGGMGMTHGDTQTFPRLADILGFCTPEQAVEVAEAVVRVQKEYGNRLNRKNARLKYTIENFGIEWFRNAVEQRIGYPLQPARPYKFEHNGDRFGWSQDHLGNWHYGLFVENGRLYDTEENPALTGLREIAKVHEGDFRLSANQNLVLSRIRPEKKDEIQALLDEYGLDGGQHRTALRRNSMACVALPTCGLSLAESERYLPKLISDLDDVVEEAGLRDDDIVIRMTGCPNGCGRPYLGEIGFVGTGPNTYNLYLGAGFAGERLSKLYQRDVKDREIVSTLRPILLDYAQNRQAGEHFGDFTIRAGYVHATTAGNNFHENIIEREAVLA; encoded by the coding sequence ATGGCTGGCAACGAATCCATCAAGACGGCCTCGAACTACCTTCGAGGCACCCTCATTGAATCCCTCGCCAACGGGATCACTGGCTCCGTCACCAAGGACGACACCCAGCTGACCAAATTCCACGGCATCTACCAGCAGGACGACCGGGACATCCGCGCCGAGCGTCGCAAAAAAAAGCTCGAGCCCGCCTACTCCTTCATGATTCGGGTTCGGGTCCCGGGCGGGGTCTCCACCCCCCAGCAATGGCTGGAAATGGACCGCATCGCGCACGAGCACGCCAATGGCACCATCAAGCTGACCACCCGTCAAGCCTTCCAATTCCACGGGGTCATCAAAAGCAATCTCAAGCGGACCATCCGGGAGATCAATGACTCGCTCCTCGACACCATCGCCGCCTGTGGCGACGTCAATCGCAACGTCATGTGCAACCCGAATCCCTTCCAGAGCCGGGTCCATGCCGGGGCCCAGAAACTGGCCCAGCAGATCTCCGATCACCTCACCCCTCGCACCAGCGCCTACCACGAAATCTGGCTCACGGACGACGAAGGGGAAAAGCACAAAGTCACCAAAGAGCCCGACGTCGAACCCATCTACGGCCCGACCTACCTACCACGGAAATTCAAAGTGGTCGTAGCCGTGCCGCCCAGCAATGACGTCGACATCTTCGCCAACTGCCTCGGCTACATCGCGATCGTCGAAGACGACGAAATCATCGGTTGGAACGTGACCGTGGGCGGCGGCATGGGGATGACCCACGGAGACACCCAAACCTTCCCGCGCTTGGCTGACATCCTCGGCTTCTGCACCCCGGAGCAGGCCGTGGAAGTGGCTGAAGCCGTCGTGCGGGTGCAAAAGGAATATGGCAACCGCCTCAACCGGAAAAACGCCCGCCTCAAATACACCATTGAAAACTTTGGCATCGAATGGTTCCGCAACGCCGTGGAACAGCGGATTGGCTACCCGCTCCAGCCGGCTCGTCCCTACAAATTTGAGCACAATGGCGACCGCTTCGGTTGGAGCCAAGACCACCTGGGGAACTGGCACTACGGACTCTTCGTCGAAAACGGCCGCCTCTACGACACCGAAGAAAACCCTGCCCTGACCGGTCTGCGGGAAATCGCCAAGGTTCACGAGGGAGACTTCCGCCTGAGCGCCAACCAAAACCTCGTCCTCTCCCGCATCCGCCCGGAGAAAAAAGACGAAATCCAAGCTCTGCTCGATGAATATGGACTGGATGGCGGCCAACACCGGACCGCCCTCCGCCGCAACTCCATGGCCTGCGTCGCCCTCCCCACCTGCGGCCTCTCGCTCGCCGAATCGGAACGCTACCTCCCCAAGCTGATCAGCGATCTGGATGACGTCGTGGAAGAAGCCGGCCTGCGCGATGACGACATCGTCATCCGCATGACCGGCTGCCCCAACGGCTGCGGCCGGCCCTACCTGGGCGAAATCGGCTTCGTCGGGACCGGCCCGAACACCTACAACCTCTACCTGGGAGCCGGCTTCGCCGGAGAACGCTTGAGCAAACTCTACCAGCGGGACGTCAAGGACCGGGAAATCGTCTCGACCCTCCGCCCCATCCTCCTGGACTACGCGCAAAATCGCCAAGCGGGAGAGCACTTCGGGGACTTCACCATCCGGGCCGGGTATGTCCACGCCACCACCGCGGGGAACAACTTTCACGAAAACATCATCGAGCGGGAGGCCGTCCTCGCATGA
- a CDS encoding Rrf2 family transcriptional regulator, translating to MRLPLKIEYATRALVQLARTYERGEVRRAEELAEAEALSPHYLVQILNELRPAGLVASRRGKNGGYLLARRPEEISLLDIAQALEGRVLELNDPEGGESGPAAAGAWKEVFAGLEKALSEWTLADLLSDGSSADWVI from the coding sequence ATGCGGCTGCCTTTGAAAATCGAGTATGCCACGCGGGCTCTCGTCCAGCTGGCCCGGACCTACGAGCGCGGAGAGGTGCGTCGGGCGGAGGAGCTGGCTGAGGCGGAGGCGCTCTCCCCCCATTACTTGGTGCAGATTTTGAACGAGTTGCGTCCGGCGGGCTTGGTGGCGAGCAGGCGGGGCAAGAATGGGGGGTATCTTTTGGCGAGACGGCCCGAGGAGATTTCGCTTTTGGACATCGCGCAGGCGCTCGAGGGAAGGGTGCTGGAGCTGAACGATCCTGAGGGGGGGGAGAGCGGGCCGGCGGCCGCTGGCGCTTGGAAGGAGGTCTTTGCGGGGCTGGAGAAGGCGCTCAGCGAGTGGACGCTGGCCGATCTTCTTTCAGACGGGAGTTCGGCCGATTGGGTGATTTGA
- a CDS encoding HU family DNA-binding protein, translated as MNKSELIEAIQKSLGKEASKKEASDALDAVLGSITKGIKKDKTVQIIGFGTFKVSKRAARMGRNPKTGEPLKIKASKSVRFTPGAGLKGSL; from the coding sequence ATGAACAAGTCTGAACTTATAGAAGCCATTCAGAAGTCCCTCGGCAAAGAGGCCTCCAAAAAAGAAGCGAGCGATGCGCTCGATGCCGTTCTCGGTTCGATCACCAAGGGGATCAAAAAGGACAAGACGGTGCAAATCATCGGTTTCGGCACTTTCAAAGTCAGCAAGCGCGCCGCCCGCATGGGCCGCAATCCCAAGACGGGCGAACCGCTCAAGATCAAGGCTTCCAAGTCCGTCCGTTTCACGCCCGGGGCCGGGCTCAAGGGCAGTCTCTGA
- a CDS encoding gamma carbonic anhydrase family protein gives MSLHPYLQFQPKIDPSAFIAPSADLIGRVTVEEKASIWYGAVLRGDIEAIHIGAHSNVQDGSVIHLESQRGTHVGEYVTVGHKALLHACEVQDECLIGMGAIVMDHSVIGEQSLVAAGTLVLKHTIVPPGSLVLGSPARVVRPLSPEERASLKPWAEKYVRVSRKYLDRKSASPSGNAS, from the coding sequence ATGAGCCTTCATCCCTACCTCCAGTTTCAGCCAAAAATCGACCCGAGCGCCTTCATCGCTCCCTCGGCCGATCTCATTGGCCGCGTCACCGTGGAGGAGAAGGCCAGCATCTGGTATGGGGCCGTTCTCCGTGGGGATATCGAGGCCATTCACATCGGCGCCCATAGCAATGTCCAAGACGGCAGCGTCATTCACCTCGAGAGCCAGCGCGGCACCCACGTGGGGGAGTATGTCACCGTCGGGCACAAAGCCCTCCTGCATGCCTGCGAAGTCCAAGACGAATGCCTCATTGGCATGGGCGCCATTGTCATGGATCACAGCGTGATCGGGGAACAGTCGCTGGTGGCGGCCGGAACGCTCGTGCTCAAACACACCATCGTGCCCCCCGGCTCGCTCGTCCTGGGCAGCCCAGCCCGAGTCGTGCGCCCCTTGAGCCCGGAAGAACGAGCCTCGCTCAAGCCTTGGGCCGAAAAATACGTCCGCGTCTCCCGCAAATACCTAGACCGTAAGAGCGCCTCCCCCTCCGGCAACGCTTCTTGA